One window of Drosophila busckii strain San Diego stock center, stock number 13000-0081.31 chromosome 3L, ASM1175060v1, whole genome shotgun sequence genomic DNA carries:
- the LOC108598918 gene encoding mitochondrial 2-oxoglutarate/malate carrier protein-like encodes MVFLIAIDRKTIPNYMKYVIGGTAGMLGTCIVQPLDLVKTRMQVGKGEYKSSFDAISKVFKNEGLLAFYNGLSAGLLRQATYTTARMGVYQTEIESYRNYFNKAPNVFASMGMGIFAGACGAMVGNPAEVALIRMTADNMLPVDQRRNYKNAGEALVRIVREEGVLALWRGSMPTVGRAMIVNMVQLASYSQFKTLFKQSFEMADGLGLHICSSMMSGLLTTIASMPLDMAKTRIQQMKVIDGKPEYKGTTDVLLKVVRNEGVTHLWKGFVPYLCRLGPHTVFAFVFLEQLNNAYYKYVLGEDNKGSSI; translated from the coding sequence ATGGTTTTCCTGATTGCAATTGATCGCAAGACGATACCGAATTACATGAAGTACGTCATTGGCGGCACCGCCGGCATGTTGGGCACGTGCATAGTGCAGCCACTGGACTTGGTCAAGACGCGCATGCAGGTGGGCAAGGGCGAATACAAAAGCAGCTTCGATGCCATATCGAAGGTGTTCAAAAATGAAGGCCTGCTGGCCTTCTACAATGGCCTGAGCGCAGGACTGCTGCGTCAGGCGACTTACACGACGGCGCGCATGGGCGTGTATCAGACCGAAATTGAATCGTATCGTAATTACTTCAACAAGGCGCCCAATGTGTTTGCcagcatgggcatgggcatctTTGCCGGCGCCTGCGGTGCCATGGTCGGCAATCCCGCCGAGGTGGCGCTCATTCGCATGACGGCGGACAACATGCTGCCGGTGGATCAGCGACGTAACTACAAGAACGCTGGTGAGGCGCTGGTGCGCATTGTGCGCGAGGAGGGCGTGCTGGCGCTCTGGCGCGGCAGCATGCCCACTGTGGGACGCGCCATGATTGTCAACATGGTGCAGCTCGCGTCCTATTCGCAGTTCAAAACTCTCTTCAAGCAGAGCTTTGAGATGGCCGATGGCTTGGGGCTGCACATATGCTCCAGCATGATGTCCGGGCTGCTGACGACCATTGCCTCAATGCCGCTGGACATGGCCAAGACGCGCATACAACAGATGAAGGTTATCGATGGCAAGCCAGAGTACAAGGGCACCACAGATGTGCTGCTCAAGGTGGTGCGCAACGAGGGCGTCACTCATCTGTGGAAGGGCTTTGTGCCCTATCTCTGCCGCCTCGGACCGCATACggtgtttgcttttgtgttcCTCGAGCAGCTGAACAACGCATACTACAAGTATGTCCTGGGCGAGGATAACAAAGGATCGAGTATCTAA
- the LOC108597945 gene encoding uncharacterized protein LOC108597945, giving the protein MSKQSKWHWSNVSESLSYALYLHRQELRRALRYRRLMRVASTKLQLTNELIEQARRQWLFEVPSDQQEQAMQRERQYRDALKQNMQRELERRAKQPRKRKVQDNKEA; this is encoded by the coding sequence atgtcCAAGCAGAGCAAATGGCACTGGAGCAACGTCAGTGAATCTTTGAGCTATGCATTGTATTTGCATCGCCAGGAGCTGCGGCGTGCGCTGCGCTATCGCCGACTGATGCGCGTGGCCAGCACCAAGTTGCAGCTGACAAATGAGCTCATTGAGCAGGCGCGGCGCCAATGGCTATTCGAAGTGCCCAGCGATCAGCAGGAGCAGGCAATGCAGCGTGAGCGTCAATACCGCGATGCACTGAAGCAGAATATGCAACGGGAGTTGGAGCGACGTGCAAAGCAGCCGCGCAAACGAAAAGTCCAAGACAATAAAGAAGCAtaa
- the LOC108601174 gene encoding uncharacterized protein LOC108601174, whose translation MESQRSNNRRGARPSVGYLLFQYQCELTRRHAEPTRLSRTKMHIIDGLVSRTIRQLKQCSVEELQACKRELVYKEQLRDELRAQRRRKQTPAAAAAAPVKAPSTPPKPSHKVRIFGPEIFV comes from the coding sequence ATGGAAAGTCAGCGTAGTAACAATCGCCGTGGCGCTCGTCCCAGCGTGGGCTATCTGCTGTTTCAATATCAGTGCGAGCTCACACGCCGCCATGCGGAACCCACACGCCTCTCACGCACCAAGATGCACATAATCGATGGCCTCGTATCTCGCACCATACGCCAGCTGAAGCAATGCAGCGTGGAGGAGCTGCAGGCCTGCAAGCGTGAGCTGGTCTACAAGGAGCAGCTGCGCGATGAGCTGCGCGCTCAGCGGCGACGCAAGcagacgccagcagcagcagctgcagcgccagtGAAGGCGCCCAGCACGCCGCCCAAGCCAAGCCACAAGGTGCGCATCTTTGGTCccgaaatttttgtttaa
- the LOC108597942 gene encoding uncharacterized protein LOC108597942 translates to MAATTSSSASASAAYALYLHRAELQRRRTHYAKVSQTKIRLTNQLIDKLRQRMESCTYEDLQILVRETKFKRNLEEKLRHRQKQLKAIAKKSKQLKRLQ, encoded by the coding sequence ATGGCAGCAACAACCTCCTCTTCCGCCTCCGCATCAGCAGCCTATGCGCTCTACTTGCATCGCGCCGAATTGCAGCGACGCCGCACGCACTACGCCAAAGTATCGCAAACGAAAATACGTTTGACTAATCAGCTCATAGACAAGCTGCGACAGCGCATGGAAAGCTGCACCTACGAGGATCTACAGATACTTGTCAGAGAGACAAAGTTCAAGCGCAATCTGGAGGAGAAGCTCAGGCATAGACAGAAGCAGCTCAAAGCAATTGCCAAGAAGTCCAAGCAGCTGAAGCgactgcaataa
- the LOC108597944 gene encoding uncharacterized protein LOC108597944 gives MEHKPTVSYHLFLYREELARRNARQLRLSRTKIEITDELISSTVRNLKTCSIEDLKAVNRELVFKRKLRRNVSKLKKIAK, from the coding sequence ATGGAGCACAAGCCCACAGTCTCTTATCATTTGTTTCTCTATCGCGAGGAGCTGGCGCGACGCAATGCGCGTCAGCTGCGACTATCGCGCACCAAGATCGAAATAACCGATGAGCTCATCTCCAGCACAGTGCGGAATCTTAAAACCTGCAGCATCGAGGATCTTAAGGCTGTTAATCGTGAGCTCGTCTTCAAGCGCAAGCTGCGCCGCAATGTGTccaagcttaaaaaaattgccaag